One part of the Methylobacterium mesophilicum SR1.6/6 genome encodes these proteins:
- a CDS encoding thermonuclease family protein has protein sequence MQAILATATRQVVTVLAALAAVGPAPARAASRAGPPACLAGPVRFEILEAVGPRGEIRLGSGARAVLDSLRWPDAPEAAAAAAAWLDGRRGARVAVVPRGQPDRWDRQRADIQLAEGDEDLAGGLIASGLAFAESGEADSLCRPALRVVEASARARRVGLWREPIPVATDGPALRALAGRFAIVEGDVRRVGERSARTYIDFGARGSDALTVTVSKRTWRMVRARGLSAALLEGRRVRVRGILEVWRGPTLEADADGIELVGETERPEAGPEKERGLRR, from the coding sequence GTGCAGGCGATCCTCGCAACGGCGACCCGGCAAGTCGTGACGGTGCTGGCGGCGCTCGCGGCCGTGGGTCCGGCGCCGGCCCGCGCGGCCTCGCGCGCCGGCCCGCCGGCTTGTCTGGCGGGGCCGGTCCGCTTCGAGATCCTGGAGGCGGTCGGGCCACGCGGCGAGATCCGCCTGGGGTCGGGCGCCCGCGCGGTCCTGGACTCCCTCCGCTGGCCCGACGCGCCGGAGGCGGCCGCCGCCGCGGCGGCCTGGCTCGACGGGCGGCGGGGCGCCCGGGTCGCGGTGGTGCCGCGCGGGCAGCCCGACCGCTGGGACCGGCAGCGGGCCGACATCCAGCTCGCGGAGGGCGACGAGGATCTCGCGGGCGGCCTGATCGCGTCGGGCCTCGCCTTCGCGGAGTCCGGCGAGGCTGATTCGCTCTGCCGCCCGGCGCTGCGCGTCGTCGAGGCCTCTGCGCGGGCGCGGCGCGTCGGCCTGTGGCGGGAGCCGATTCCGGTCGCCACGGACGGGCCGGCGCTCCGGGCGCTGGCCGGACGCTTCGCGATCGTGGAGGGCGACGTGCGCCGCGTCGGCGAGCGCAGCGCCCGCACCTACATCGATTTCGGCGCCCGCGGATCGGACGCACTCACGGTCACGGTATCGAAACGCACTTGGCGAATGGTGCGCGCGCGTGGTTTGAGTGCGGCCTTGCTCGAAGGCCGGCGCGTGCGCGTGCGCGGCATCCTGGAGGTCTGGCGCGGCCCGACCCTGGAAGCCGACGCGGACGGGATCGAGCTCGTGGGCGAGACGGAACGGCCGGAGGCCGGACCGGAGAAGGAACGGGGGCTGC